The genomic region CCGGAATTCTTCTGGTTGCTCTTCCAGTTGCGGATGTCGATTTCCTTGTGGACGATGTTCACGTCGCCGCAGACGATCACCTCGCGCGTCGCCTTCAGTTCCGCCAGATGCGGCATGAACTCGTTCATGAAGCGGTACTTGGCCTGCTGGCGCTCGTCGCCGCTCGAACCCGACGGCACGTACACCGACACCACCGACAGCTTGCCGAAGCGCGCCTCGACGTAGCGCCCCTCGGCGTCGAACTCGCTGCTGCCGTAGCCGATGATCACGTCGTCGGGTTCGCGGCGCGTGTAGAGCCCCGCGCCGCTGTAGCCCTTCTTCTGGGCATGGTGGAAATAGCCGGTGAAGCCGTGCGGCGCCGCGAATTCGGCGGGCAGGTCGTCGGCCGACACCTTGATTTCCTGCACGCAGACGCAGTCGGCCTGCTGGTCGCCCAGCCAGTCGAAGAAGCCCTTCTTCGCGGCGGAGCGGATGCCGTTCAGGTTCGCCGTAATGACACGCAGCATGATGTGTTTCCGTTCAGTGTTCCGGGTTCGATGGATGGCGCCCCACGCGGCGCCGTCACGCGATCTTCACGCCCGCCAGCTCGGGCTTGGCGGGCGGATAGGCGAGCTTCATCGCCGTCATCTCGCGCAGCAGCAGCTCGGCGATCATCACGTTGCGATGCGTCTTCGAGTCGGCCGGGATCATGTACCACGGCGCGTGCGGGGCGGAGGTGGCGGCCAGCGCGTCTCGATAGGCGAGCTGATAGGCGTCCCAGTCCTTGCGCGCCTCGATGTCGGACAGGTCGAACTTCCAGTGCTTGGCCGGATCGTCCACGCGCGCCTGCAGCCGCGCGCGCTGCTCGTCCTTCGAGATGTGCAGGAAGCATTTGACGATCGTCGTGCCCGACTCGGCCAGCATCGCCTCGAACTCGCGGATCTGCCGGTGGCGGCGCTTGCATTCGGCCTCGTCGATGCCGCCGAGCACGCGCGGCACCAGCACGTCCTCGTAATGGCTGCGGTTGAAGATCGTCAGCTCGCCGGCGGCCGGCACCTGCGCGTGGACGCGCCAGAGAAAGTCGTGCGCGAGCTCGACCGCGGTGGGCGCCTTGAACGGCACCACGCGCAGGCCGAGCGGATCGACCTCGTGGAACACGGCGCGCACGGTGCCGTCCTTGCCGCTCGTGTCCATGCCCTGCAGCACCAGCAGCAGGCGCTTGCGCGGCTGGGTGTGCAGCATGTCCTGCAGCGCGTCGATCTTCATCGACAGCTCGGACAGACGCGCG from Burkholderia glumae LMG 2196 = ATCC 33617 harbors:
- a CDS encoding exodeoxyribonuclease III, with protein sequence MLRVITANLNGIRSAAKKGFFDWLGDQQADCVCVQEIKVSADDLPAEFAAPHGFTGYFHHAQKKGYSGAGLYTRREPDDVIIGYGSSEFDAEGRYVEARFGKLSVVSVYVPSGSSGDERQQAKYRFMNEFMPHLAELKATREVIVCGDVNIVHKEIDIRNWKSNQKNSGCLPEERAWLTKLFDEVGYVDVFRTLDPRPDQYTWWSNRGQAYAKNVGWRIDYQIATPGVAGTAKQTSIFRDIKFSDHAPLTVDYDYQ
- a CDS encoding PPK2 family polyphosphate kinase; amino-acid sequence: MAKPASLDDFRVPYHTDEKAAAAFRLEAFEPGAKPFSSGSKEADRARLSELSMKIDALQDMLHTQPRKRLLLVLQGMDTSGKDGTVRAVFHEVDPLGLRVVPFKAPTAVELAHDFLWRVHAQVPAAGELTIFNRSHYEDVLVPRVLGGIDEAECKRRHRQIREFEAMLAESGTTIVKCFLHISKDEQRARLQARVDDPAKHWKFDLSDIEARKDWDAYQLAYRDALAATSAPHAPWYMIPADSKTHRNVMIAELLLREMTAMKLAYPPAKPELAGVKIA